One Bdellovibrio bacteriovorus str. Tiberius DNA segment encodes these proteins:
- a CDS encoding methyl-accepting chemotaxis protein: protein MNATGIGSWFRGIKGKLLIAAALPVIGFGIVYTISNQGMKGFEAYLENSHKNIIPNLQALAEMRQARNKYGYQVFAAMSVKTAEKRNERLAIAKEAVKEFTAALDNYASTPFTPEMEKAFEPAKQNRAEYEKLLNLVIEEIGTGTPEGFAMAESQLDGRLWEIGTIMHKMSSESMKYYNNLAAEDDKAAEEASIRINNLTLFVTVASTLSILAILLWIAARISNSVSSIASRLSTAGGQVASAVEQLNEAGNSLSQSSTEAAASLEETVAALEEMSSMVQMNSDNAKQAAALSASSRDSAEQGEKEIQSLIHSMTEISQSSKKIEEIISVIDDIAFQTNLLALNAAVEAARAGEQGKGFAVVAEAVRALAQRSAASAKDISSLIKDSVSQIDSGSEIADKSGAVLTNIVNSIKKVSDLNNEIAAASSEQTTGIQQISKAMNQLDQAAQSNAASAEEIAATSGEINGLAATNQNLTLELNTIILGGGSVLAEAPAETTAKATKKVAAFNKPMAKKNNVIPMKATPARKESKDMIPFDDDDRAKVGTTDGF, encoded by the coding sequence ATGAACGCCACCGGTATCGGATCCTGGTTCAGAGGGATCAAAGGAAAACTACTTATCGCTGCAGCCCTGCCCGTCATTGGTTTCGGAATTGTCTATACGATTTCAAATCAGGGCATGAAAGGTTTTGAAGCCTATCTGGAAAATTCCCACAAGAACATCATCCCGAATCTGCAGGCCCTTGCAGAAATGCGCCAGGCTCGCAATAAGTACGGCTATCAGGTCTTCGCAGCGATGAGTGTGAAGACCGCTGAAAAACGCAACGAGCGCCTTGCCATCGCCAAAGAAGCGGTGAAAGAGTTCACGGCCGCGTTGGATAACTATGCCTCCACCCCGTTCACTCCGGAAATGGAAAAAGCTTTTGAACCAGCCAAACAAAACCGTGCAGAATATGAAAAGCTTCTGAATCTGGTGATTGAAGAAATTGGCACAGGCACTCCGGAAGGTTTTGCCATGGCTGAATCCCAACTTGACGGCCGTCTTTGGGAAATCGGCACCATCATGCACAAGATGAGTTCTGAATCCATGAAGTACTACAACAACCTGGCGGCTGAAGATGACAAAGCCGCTGAAGAAGCTTCCATCCGCATCAACAACCTGACACTGTTTGTGACGGTGGCTTCCACCCTTTCCATTCTGGCAATCCTGCTGTGGATCGCCGCCCGCATTTCAAATTCAGTCAGCTCTATCGCCTCCCGTCTTTCCACGGCAGGAGGTCAAGTGGCCTCGGCGGTTGAACAGCTGAATGAAGCCGGCAATTCTTTGTCCCAGTCTTCCACTGAAGCTGCCGCATCACTGGAAGAAACCGTGGCCGCTTTGGAAGAGATGAGCTCTATGGTGCAGATGAATTCTGACAATGCGAAACAGGCCGCGGCCCTTTCAGCAAGCTCGCGTGATTCCGCCGAACAGGGTGAAAAAGAAATCCAGTCTTTGATTCATTCCATGACTGAAATTTCCCAGTCCTCCAAAAAGATCGAAGAAATCATTTCCGTCATCGATGATATCGCCTTCCAGACAAACCTGCTGGCCCTGAATGCCGCGGTGGAAGCCGCCCGTGCCGGTGAACAAGGCAAAGGGTTTGCAGTAGTTGCAGAAGCAGTTCGCGCGCTGGCGCAAAGAAGTGCGGCCTCTGCCAAAGATATTTCCTCGTTGATCAAAGATTCCGTATCGCAGATCGACAGCGGCAGCGAGATCGCTGACAAGTCCGGTGCGGTTTTGACCAATATTGTGAATTCGATCAAAAAAGTTTCTGATCTGAACAATGAAATCGCCGCCGCAAGTTCTGAACAGACCACGGGCATTCAGCAGATCAGCAAGGCGATGAACCAACTGGACCAGGCAGCCCAAAGCAATGCCGCTTCCGCGGAAGAAATCGCGGCGACCAGCGGTGAAATCAACGGCCTGGCAGCAACCAATCAGAATCTGACGTTGGAACTGAACACCATCATCCTGGGTGGCGGCAGCGTGTTGGCTGAAGCCCCTGCTGAAACGACGGCAAAGGCGACAAAAAAAGTCGCGGCCTTCAACAAACCGATGGCCAAGAAGAACAATGTGATCCCGATGAAGGCCACTCCGGCCCGCAAAGAATCCAAAGACATGATCCCATTTGATGACGATGACCGTGCAAAGGTCGGAACAACAGACGGATTCTAG
- a CDS encoding tetratricopeptide repeat protein, whose amino-acid sequence MNKSLSILITIPFLCGTALAEPALKVKKGGRPAAASLKVKSSLVPTFDVYQKKVVKGKVEVFKVKNIPLLDVGEERELEASDMSPLRLPASREVTLKDTRRRESPVAIDFVLKPYTDVVNPAKSLTSADAFNKIPDVKILNPVADPVTKDPLVQLAKLEDMQPNDYKLLQALIFLEIQKNYELAMGLFSELIEDPEHRIESLYHYAMTAKGLGLNSEFRQYMIQVAQETKAKEWQQKATEALVQNINTLETTDIAFIDPLVIKYEMDITKNDDYQITRAKYYSDKGQLGLMEDALIFIGEKSPRYPEALLLNALFNYRQGKVEEATIYLEKLMAATDADKTSQLRSVGALTLARMQFQKSQYKEAFQSYLKVDKSNPLWLQAMVESAWTQILGEDYEGAAGNMFSLHTDFFKNAFSPESYVVRTVGYLNLCQYGDGVQVLNEMKKKYAPWKQKLAAYSTSHKDTSAYYETVKGWLKNSDLKEVDGLPRSFIVELARHPAYMSVQKQINAYEDEIVKFNRIALTLVKKERELIAKQNEANKELADAKKGLKGDSPSASTVAAVQKAEQKLLSYRIQFHIAKKARTSIKNLRATGMARIEKEKTVLRAQASQALKGRFDEMLAGLDKVLDQNDVLQYELYSGAGEHIRYQMAGGEINEKERPELKVQKEKSLNWKFKGEIWEDEVGHYRSSLKNVCAQEGQDGSVAGLSEQ is encoded by the coding sequence ATGAACAAGTCATTAAGCATTTTGATTACTATTCCATTTCTTTGCGGCACGGCTCTGGCTGAGCCCGCACTGAAAGTTAAAAAAGGCGGCCGCCCGGCGGCTGCCAGCCTGAAGGTCAAATCCAGTCTGGTCCCGACTTTTGATGTCTATCAAAAGAAAGTCGTGAAAGGCAAAGTGGAGGTCTTTAAGGTTAAAAACATTCCTTTGCTGGATGTCGGCGAAGAGCGCGAACTCGAGGCTTCTGACATGAGCCCGCTGCGCCTCCCCGCTTCCCGCGAAGTCACTTTGAAAGACACTCGTCGCCGTGAATCTCCAGTGGCAATTGATTTTGTCCTGAAGCCTTACACCGACGTGGTCAATCCAGCCAAATCCCTGACATCAGCTGATGCCTTTAACAAGATTCCGGATGTAAAAATTCTGAATCCGGTGGCAGATCCGGTGACCAAGGATCCTCTGGTGCAACTGGCGAAACTTGAAGATATGCAGCCGAACGACTACAAACTGCTGCAGGCTTTGATCTTCCTGGAAATCCAGAAAAACTATGAACTGGCGATGGGTTTGTTCTCGGAACTGATCGAGGATCCGGAACATCGCATCGAGTCCCTGTACCACTATGCCATGACTGCCAAGGGCCTGGGTCTGAACTCGGAATTCCGTCAGTACATGATTCAGGTGGCGCAAGAAACCAAAGCCAAAGAATGGCAGCAAAAAGCCACGGAAGCTCTGGTTCAGAACATCAATACTCTGGAAACCACGGACATCGCGTTCATCGATCCTTTGGTGATCAAGTATGAAATGGACATCACTAAAAATGATGACTATCAGATCACCCGTGCAAAGTATTATTCTGACAAAGGCCAACTGGGTCTGATGGAAGACGCTTTGATCTTTATCGGCGAAAAGTCCCCGCGTTATCCCGAGGCTCTGCTGCTGAATGCCCTGTTCAACTATCGCCAGGGCAAAGTTGAGGAAGCGACCATCTATCTGGAAAAGCTGATGGCGGCAACGGATGCTGACAAGACATCCCAGCTGCGTTCTGTGGGTGCTTTGACTCTGGCGCGCATGCAGTTCCAGAAAAGCCAATATAAAGAAGCCTTCCAGTCTTACCTGAAAGTCGACAAATCCAATCCTCTGTGGCTGCAGGCCATGGTGGAAAGTGCGTGGACCCAGATCCTGGGTGAGGACTATGAAGGTGCTGCCGGCAACATGTTCTCGCTGCACACGGATTTCTTCAAAAACGCGTTTTCTCCGGAATCCTATGTGGTTCGTACGGTGGGCTACCTGAACCTGTGCCAATACGGTGACGGTGTGCAGGTGCTGAATGAAATGAAAAAGAAATACGCTCCTTGGAAGCAGAAACTGGCTGCTTACAGCACTTCGCACAAGGACACATCTGCGTACTATGAAACTGTCAAAGGCTGGTTGAAAAACTCGGACCTGAAGGAAGTTGACGGTCTGCCTCGTTCCTTCATCGTGGAACTGGCGCGCCACCCTGCTTACATGAGTGTGCAAAAGCAGATCAACGCCTATGAAGACGAAATCGTGAAATTCAACCGCATCGCACTGACGCTGGTAAAAAAAGAGCGCGAGCTGATTGCGAAACAAAACGAAGCCAACAAAGAACTGGCTGACGCTAAAAAAGGACTGAAAGGCGACAGCCCTTCTGCATCCACAGTGGCGGCAGTGCAAAAGGCCGAGCAGAAACTGCTCAGCTATCGCATCCAGTTCCACATTGCCAAGAAAGCCCGCACTTCCATCAAGAATCTGCGTGCAACCGGCATGGCCCGTATTGAAAAAGAAAAAACTGTGCTGCGTGCCCAGGCTTCCCAGGCTTTGAAAGGCCGCTTTGACGAGATGCTGGCAGGTCTGGACAAGGTTCTGGATCAGAACGATGTTCTGCAGTACGAGCTGTATTCTGGCGCCGGTGAACACATCCGCTATCAAATGGCTGGTGGAGAGATCAACGAAAAAGAGCGTCCAGAGCTGAAAGTTCAGAAGGAAAAATCCCTGAACTGGAAGTTTAAAGGTGAAATCTGGGAGGACGAAGTGGGTCACTATCGTTCTTCTTTGAAAAATGTTTGTGCCCAAGAAGGTCAGGACGGCAGTGTGGCCGGCTTGTCTGAACAATAA
- a CDS encoding outer membrane beta-barrel domain-containing protein gives MLKKTIVMFILTASQAFAQQAADSKADQRGSDKLDIKKLEQKYWAAKDDDFSVVQNRRYVKAERFYLTGAAGIPFNDPYSTGTIAGGSLGYFFNERWGLEGTYNSASLKDNDAVKQFVDTYGVIPDHNVFKSSYFLSGIWVPFYAKMSVVDKAIIYFDMGISFGVGSLNYEITQAEGNVSKDTMAYKLGVFQQIFFSEHFAIRADLVNTWSTQEKMKYYAPGTNVGGTVVGGQRDLGSETINDTSLMIGITYWH, from the coding sequence ATGTTGAAGAAGACAATTGTAATGTTCATCCTGACGGCATCTCAGGCATTTGCACAGCAAGCGGCAGACAGCAAAGCTGATCAACGCGGCAGCGACAAGCTGGACATCAAAAAGCTGGAGCAGAAATACTGGGCAGCCAAAGACGACGACTTCAGTGTCGTTCAGAACAGACGTTACGTGAAAGCGGAGCGTTTCTATCTGACCGGTGCGGCGGGTATTCCATTCAATGATCCTTACAGCACAGGAACTATCGCGGGCGGAAGCCTGGGGTATTTCTTCAATGAACGCTGGGGTCTTGAGGGTACCTACAACTCAGCAAGCCTGAAGGACAACGATGCGGTAAAACAATTCGTTGACACCTATGGCGTGATTCCAGATCACAACGTGTTCAAATCGTCCTATTTCCTTTCCGGTATCTGGGTTCCTTTCTATGCGAAAATGAGCGTGGTTGATAAAGCCATCATCTATTTCGACATGGGTATCTCGTTCGGTGTGGGGTCACTGAACTATGAAATCACCCAGGCTGAAGGAAACGTATCCAAAGACACCATGGCCTACAAACTGGGCGTGTTCCAGCAGATCTTCTTCTCTGAGCACTTTGCGATCAGAGCGGATTTGGTCAACACCTGGTCCACTCAGGAAAAGATGAAGTACTATGCTCCCGGCACTAACGTGGGCGGTACTGTTGTGGGCGGTCAGCGTGATCTGGGCAGTGAAACGATCAACGATACATCACTGATGATTGGTATCACGTACTGGCATTAA
- a CDS encoding AgmX/PglI C-terminal domain-containing protein has translation MLTLIVRQSLKNGTAKTWKLRSNNTTHTFGSSRLADVISIAPDSKGIQGLFEYRDGAWWYVDMDMNTSASAKGSPALRLDEEKSLTIGDCTLQFTPVVKEADLYLRLEKAGKEQREAGKQFQLYIVKQNDQVLETKILPMNKKFKPSMALTPTVVSCVPSQEWHKQMVGDLEVKQRTVSLEDAARMARLSTDQLMDEDSKKGVFIVLGAALFLVTVGLFAPKSQELEVVAAPPKAAQKIIVKTEIKPKRKKAESAPAQQVVVKEQAPAANQKTAEMPTGGSKVSKMMKSLSGGRISQLLGKVSAQAARSGNVVIATGVKAGSGASGRALAAVGSMERSGRDWGNEGAGSGGGVGTVGRGGGGSASGMGGLAAGGTGSGGVGLIEEEGEITGGLDREIIAQYIKSKLGQILYCYERQLSAKPDLFGKVAVKFTIGPSGQVEQQLIGDTTLKNATVEGCILNRVAAWKFPAPQGGTRVLVTYPFLFKSTN, from the coding sequence ATGCTCACGTTGATTGTACGTCAATCCCTGAAAAACGGGACGGCGAAAACTTGGAAGTTAAGATCCAACAACACAACACACACCTTCGGGTCCTCCCGTCTGGCCGATGTTATCTCCATCGCACCGGATTCCAAGGGCATCCAGGGTCTTTTTGAATACCGTGACGGTGCATGGTGGTATGTCGATATGGACATGAACACCAGTGCCTCTGCCAAGGGTTCTCCGGCTTTGCGCCTGGACGAGGAAAAATCCCTGACAATCGGCGATTGCACGCTGCAGTTCACTCCGGTGGTGAAAGAGGCGGATTTGTATCTGCGTCTGGAAAAAGCCGGTAAAGAACAACGTGAAGCCGGCAAGCAGTTCCAGCTTTACATCGTGAAGCAGAACGATCAGGTTCTTGAAACCAAGATCCTGCCAATGAATAAAAAATTCAAACCTTCCATGGCACTGACTCCAACAGTGGTGTCTTGTGTTCCTTCCCAGGAATGGCACAAACAAATGGTTGGCGACCTTGAAGTGAAACAAAGAACCGTTTCTTTGGAAGACGCGGCCCGCATGGCCCGCCTTTCCACAGACCAGCTGATGGATGAAGACTCCAAAAAAGGTGTGTTCATCGTTCTGGGTGCGGCTTTGTTCCTGGTGACTGTGGGCTTGTTCGCCCCGAAATCCCAGGAGCTTGAGGTGGTTGCGGCTCCGCCAAAAGCGGCGCAGAAAATCATCGTAAAGACTGAAATCAAGCCCAAACGCAAAAAAGCGGAGTCCGCCCCTGCCCAACAGGTGGTTGTGAAAGAACAAGCTCCAGCGGCAAACCAGAAAACGGCAGAGATGCCTACTGGTGGCAGCAAAGTTTCAAAAATGATGAAATCCCTTTCCGGCGGTCGTATTTCCCAGCTTCTGGGTAAAGTTTCCGCTCAAGCCGCACGCAGTGGCAACGTGGTTATCGCCACGGGTGTTAAAGCGGGTTCCGGTGCTTCCGGTCGTGCCCTGGCTGCGGTTGGCAGCATGGAACGCTCCGGTCGTGACTGGGGCAACGAGGGTGCAGGTTCCGGTGGCGGTGTTGGTACCGTCGGCCGTGGCGGTGGCGGCAGCGCTTCCGGCATGGGGGGGCTGGCAGCTGGCGGCACTGGTTCCGGTGGCGTGGGTCTGATCGAAGAGGAAGGTGAAATCACCGGCGGTCTGGACCGCGAAATCATCGCTCAGTACATCAAATCCAAACTGGGTCAGATTCTGTATTGCTATGAAAGACAACTGAGTGCCAAACCGGATCTGTTCGGTAAGGTCGCTGTGAAATTCACGATCGGTCCATCCGGTCAGGTTGAACAGCAGCTTATTGGCGACACAACACTTAAGAACGCAACCGTTGAGGGATGTATATTGAATAGGGTTGCCGCGTGGAAGTTTCCTGCTCCACAGGGGGGAACGCGCGTGCTAGTGACTTATCCATTCTTATTCAAAAGTACAAACTAA
- a CDS encoding tetratricopeptide repeat protein, whose protein sequence is MIRTIVLLLAFHLFSHYCFAADKNTKGLLPEVSMTQGSESDNEKKAFSSEIMITRSENRAIESLQVIIKKNKGAKNEADLWYRLAELYMRRSKSGRFFDLHQDTPLMKLSPFPVPNERGSEAIKRAIKIYTKLEMDFPRFKQMDAVLFNNAFANQQIAQYKVSELLYNKLLSQFPKSPLIADGTLAIGELLYDQGKFAQALEHFLRVEKFPNSRVYSYGMYKAAWAYYNMRDSENGIKKLVQVVKTNPALQDGEVPTNRHNLRREAMRDLTVFIGDSYPANKLYSFFEDIATEEELGQSMIDLAKLYESHSRQKEMNIFLEEYIDKRSMGPDVVRSHLFLVEANETLKRRDKVINHLQYASDLCKKDSAWRGMQKVDVLESSCVEGFRHTSLDMAKKWWEIWLKNKQNMEFSDLTQQLFKLILENEDPTKPDLKTRFAYAELLFQLQKYDEASVQYKMVGDKSAEPVMKHDAHYAALYAKEKSIEKKKDPLKEAERKELASNYLAKHPTGKFATLIKFKIGHIAYEEANYPEAEKWLMPLTSLKGAENAETKKKSEDLILDMMNLRKDYAGIKDFSKKVMASSSDEGRKKNMNKLMEEAHFTEIQEFAKTGDKNQASEKLMSFAKEHEGSKLAQDALWQALSLQYSEGRIYDAAEASMKFVQKNPDDKRNLDALKEAAKAYADVGQISKSAETLLKIADMDKKNRNTHLELAADIYLLEKKNKEARAAYMGILNGADNKTLQRIYGKLMDSYKAEPRSGELEKIQNQILAKGLEPYTTQIMIDRAKALLDSGKTTAAFDLAMKANGRDVAPEIRAEARLIQARILEKELVSQSVKAREEKFAMVLSMKTEKLDKAHTAYYTTLKMSKDPFQQLEAMRGIDRCYDNFISSLTNMPLPASLTPADQEALRGEIAKLTAPIQDKKNENEAKLKVLAAAKGQAATNERSFASFRVDQTVPPVAHYPAPEKMTAYLPASSDMTIGKVSRFETRTPKTCNRSAILTGQLANVNALEVAGNCYYSRQYEMVEKLGLELAKQKDTRALGLFYASVGADARGYNDKALWMIEAALKNQPEAAPYVYQKARLLYKEDGMNSAMPFFDKVLDMQMSSTEMKTFAGVKAFSEGDFTKAIENLSAISKDQLYTLNVGTLMSEAYAQKGEVDKALSVVKDLLGSKKDNTDFLLQQAHLFETYKQSPTLALDSYERAFKASQQLEMRDWLGKKIQYLKNQNKVGQHVISGDL, encoded by the coding sequence ATGATTCGCACAATAGTTCTGCTTCTAGCATTTCATCTGTTCTCACATTACTGTTTTGCTGCCGACAAAAACACCAAAGGGCTTCTTCCAGAAGTCAGCATGACCCAGGGCAGTGAAAGCGATAACGAGAAAAAGGCCTTCAGCAGCGAGATCATGATCACTCGCTCTGAAAACAGAGCTATTGAGTCCCTGCAAGTTATCATCAAAAAAAACAAAGGTGCCAAGAACGAAGCTGATCTGTGGTACCGCCTGGCGGAGCTGTACATGAGACGCTCCAAGTCCGGCCGCTTCTTTGACCTTCATCAGGACACTCCCCTGATGAAGCTTTCGCCGTTCCCGGTGCCGAACGAACGTGGTTCTGAGGCCATCAAACGCGCGATCAAAATTTACACCAAACTTGAAATGGACTTCCCGCGTTTCAAACAAATGGATGCGGTGCTGTTCAATAACGCCTTCGCCAATCAGCAGATTGCGCAGTACAAGGTGTCGGAACTTCTTTATAACAAACTGCTTTCTCAATTCCCAAAATCCCCGCTGATTGCTGACGGTACGCTGGCGATCGGTGAACTGCTTTATGATCAGGGTAAATTCGCCCAGGCGCTGGAACACTTCCTGCGCGTTGAAAAATTCCCGAACAGCCGTGTTTATTCCTACGGCATGTACAAAGCCGCGTGGGCTTACTACAACATGCGCGATTCTGAAAACGGCATCAAAAAACTGGTTCAGGTTGTAAAAACCAACCCAGCCCTGCAGGACGGCGAAGTTCCAACCAATCGCCACAACCTGCGCCGTGAGGCCATGCGTGACCTGACGGTGTTCATTGGTGACTCTTATCCTGCCAACAAGCTTTATTCTTTCTTTGAAGACATCGCCACCGAAGAAGAACTGGGTCAGTCCATGATCGACCTGGCAAAACTTTACGAATCCCACAGCCGTCAGAAAGAGATGAACATCTTCCTGGAAGAATACATCGATAAACGTTCGATGGGTCCGGATGTTGTGCGCTCTCACCTGTTCCTGGTGGAAGCCAACGAAACTTTGAAAAGACGTGACAAGGTCATCAACCATCTGCAATACGCTTCCGACCTTTGTAAAAAGGACTCTGCCTGGAGAGGCATGCAGAAAGTCGACGTTCTGGAGTCTTCCTGTGTGGAAGGCTTCCGTCACACCAGCCTGGACATGGCAAAAAAATGGTGGGAAATCTGGCTTAAGAACAAACAGAACATGGAATTCTCGGACCTGACCCAGCAGTTGTTCAAACTGATCCTGGAAAACGAGGACCCGACGAAACCGGACCTGAAAACGCGCTTTGCTTACGCGGAACTGCTGTTCCAGCTGCAAAAGTATGACGAAGCCAGCGTTCAGTACAAAATGGTCGGCGACAAATCCGCTGAACCGGTCATGAAACATGATGCGCACTATGCCGCTTTGTATGCCAAAGAAAAGAGCATCGAAAAGAAAAAAGATCCGCTTAAAGAAGCTGAACGCAAAGAGCTTGCGTCCAACTATCTGGCAAAGCACCCGACTGGCAAATTTGCGACTTTGATCAAATTCAAAATCGGTCACATCGCTTACGAAGAAGCCAACTATCCAGAGGCTGAAAAGTGGCTGATGCCGTTGACATCCCTGAAAGGGGCTGAAAACGCAGAAACCAAGAAAAAATCAGAGGACCTGATCCTGGACATGATGAACCTGCGCAAAGACTATGCGGGCATCAAGGACTTCTCCAAAAAAGTCATGGCTTCCAGCTCTGATGAGGGCCGCAAGAAGAACATGAACAAACTGATGGAAGAAGCGCACTTCACAGAGATTCAGGAATTCGCAAAAACAGGCGACAAGAACCAGGCTTCCGAAAAGCTGATGTCCTTCGCCAAAGAACACGAAGGCTCGAAACTGGCGCAGGATGCTTTGTGGCAGGCGTTGAGCCTGCAATACAGCGAAGGCCGCATCTATGATGCTGCTGAAGCTTCCATGAAGTTCGTACAGAAGAATCCCGACGACAAAAGAAACCTGGACGCTTTGAAAGAAGCTGCCAAGGCTTACGCTGATGTCGGTCAGATCTCCAAATCCGCAGAGACTCTTCTGAAGATCGCGGACATGGACAAGAAAAACCGCAACACTCACCTGGAGCTGGCGGCGGACATCTATCTTCTGGAAAAGAAAAACAAGGAAGCCCGCGCCGCTTACATGGGTATCCTGAACGGGGCTGACAACAAAACCTTGCAGCGTATCTATGGCAAGCTGATGGATTCCTACAAAGCCGAACCACGCTCTGGCGAACTGGAAAAAATCCAGAACCAGATCCTGGCAAAGGGGCTTGAGCCGTACACGACTCAGATCATGATCGATCGTGCAAAAGCTTTGCTTGATTCCGGCAAAACAACTGCGGCATTTGATCTGGCGATGAAAGCCAACGGTCGTGACGTGGCTCCGGAAATCCGTGCAGAAGCCCGCCTGATTCAGGCTCGCATTCTTGAAAAGGAACTGGTTTCCCAGAGCGTGAAAGCCCGCGAGGAAAAATTCGCGATGGTGCTTTCCATGAAGACTGAAAAACTGGACAAGGCCCACACGGCTTACTACACCACGCTGAAAATGTCCAAAGACCCGTTCCAGCAGCTGGAAGCCATGCGCGGTATTGACCGTTGTTATGACAACTTCATTTCAAGTCTGACAAACATGCCTCTGCCAGCGTCTTTGACTCCTGCGGATCAGGAAGCTCTGCGTGGCGAGATCGCCAAGCTGACAGCTCCGATCCAGGACAAGAAGAATGAAAACGAAGCCAAACTGAAAGTTCTGGCAGCAGCAAAAGGTCAGGCCGCAACGAACGAGCGCAGTTTCGCATCCTTCCGTGTGGATCAGACAGTTCCGCCAGTGGCTCACTACCCTGCTCCGGAAAAGATGACGGCTTACCTGCCGGCTTCTTCTGATATGACCATCGGCAAGGTGTCCCGTTTTGAGACCCGCACTCCGAAAACCTGCAACAGAAGCGCAATTCTGACCGGCCAGCTGGCGAACGTAAACGCGCTCGAAGTTGCAGGAAATTGTTATTATTCTAGACAGTACGAGATGGTGGAAAAACTGGGTCTGGAGCTTGCGAAACAAAAAGACACGCGCGCCCTGGGGCTGTTCTATGCCAGCGTCGGTGCTGATGCCCGCGGTTATAACGACAAAGCGCTGTGGATGATTGAAGCTGCGTTGAAAAACCAGCCGGAAGCCGCACCTTACGTTTACCAGAAAGCCCGTCTGCTTTACAAAGAAGACGGCATGAATTCCGCGATGCCGTTTTTCGATAAAGTTTTAGACATGCAAATGTCTTCGACGGAAATGAAAACTTTCGCTGGAGTGAAGGCATTCTCAGAGGGAGATTTTACGAAGGCAATTGAAAATTTGTCTGCAATCTCTAAAGATCAATTGTATACTTTGAACGTGGGCACTCTGATGAGTGAAGCTTACGCCCAGAAGGGTGAAGTCGACAAAGCACTGAGTGTGGTGAAAGACCTGCTTGGCAGCAAGAAAGACAACACTGATTTCCTTCTGCAGCAGGCTCACTTGTTTGAGACCTACAAACAGAGTCCAACGCTTGCGCTGGATTCTTATGAAAGAGCATTTAAAGCCAGTCAGCAATTGGAAATGCGCGACTGGTTGGGTAAGAAAATACAGTATTTGAAAAATCAAAACAAAGTCGGTCAGCACGTAATCTCGGGAGACTTGTAG
- a CDS encoding ExbD/TolR family protein, which translates to MSRRRRYEPKTKKNSTFGLNITSMTDMFTIMLVFLLQSYSTSDVQIIPENNLRLPTSASMTNATESIKLSLSGDALKIDQTKIADVKNADFLPQDLEDKDSNFIKPLFQELDKIAKSETEKDKAHVKEGRILLQADKDLPYATLRKVMYTASMAGFPQLKLVTMVGE; encoded by the coding sequence ATGTCACGTCGTCGCAGATACGAGCCAAAGACCAAGAAAAACTCCACGTTCGGCCTGAATATCACTTCCATGACAGATATGTTCACCATCATGCTGGTGTTCCTGCTGCAGAGCTATTCAACTTCTGATGTGCAGATCATCCCGGAAAACAACCTGCGTCTGCCAACGTCCGCGTCTATGACCAACGCCACAGAGTCCATCAAACTGTCACTCAGTGGGGACGCTTTGAAAATTGACCAGACCAAGATTGCAGACGTCAAGAATGCCGACTTCCTGCCTCAGGATCTGGAAGACAAGGACTCCAATTTCATCAAGCCTCTGTTCCAGGAGCTGGATAAAATTGCCAAGTCCGAAACCGAGAAGGACAAAGCCCACGTGAAAGAGGGCCGTATCCTTCTGCAGGCAGACAAGGATCTGCCGTACGCGACGCTGAGAAAAGTGATGTACACCGCTTCGATGGCGGGGTTCCCTCAGCTGAAGCTTGTCACCATGGTTGGAGAATAA
- a CDS encoding ExbD/TolR family protein: MRRARKIKIDHNSEFELDLAPLLAVMVKLVPVLLVSSAFIQVMVIESELPQVVSEAIQRQDEQKTPTNVAMEVDAKDGIRIIITEKGQQKVETVPLKDGAYDLRTLHMKLVEVKKAHPEVFKMELSPDGKVPYDTIVKIMDEARQARDSNTKFPVFDTKQGKNVETNYMFPEIIFANTMEG, encoded by the coding sequence ATGAGACGCGCACGCAAGATCAAAATTGATCATAACAGTGAGTTCGAGCTGGATTTGGCTCCCCTGCTTGCCGTGATGGTAAAGCTGGTACCGGTACTGCTGGTTTCCTCTGCCTTCATTCAGGTGATGGTGATCGAATCCGAACTGCCGCAGGTGGTAAGTGAAGCCATCCAGCGCCAGGATGAACAAAAAACTCCGACCAATGTGGCGATGGAAGTCGATGCCAAAGACGGCATTCGCATCATCATCACTGAAAAAGGCCAGCAGAAAGTGGAAACCGTTCCTTTGAAAGACGGCGCCTATGACCTGCGCACCCTGCACATGAAACTGGTGGAAGTTAAAAAAGCACACCCTGAAGTATTCAAAATGGAATTAAGCCCTGACGGCAAGGTTCCTTACGACACCATCGTGAAAATCATGGACGAGGCCCGCCAGGCCCGTGACTCCAACACCAAGTTCCCCGTTTTCGATACCAAACAGGGTAAAAACGTGGAAACGAACTACATGTTCCCAGAGATCATCTTTGCGAACACCATGGAGGGCTAA